In Saccharicrinis fermentans DSM 9555 = JCM 21142, a genomic segment contains:
- a CDS encoding glycoside hydrolase family 130 protein codes for MLIKRYAKNPILQKEDIPYPVATVHNAGVVKYQGKYMMIFRSHLFNGRSIIGLAESEDGFHFKARAKPFMVPSDQEPFKAYEEYGVEDPRVIFMEGEYLITYSAYSRHGVRVGLAKTTDFETVQRFSMITEADYRNVVIFPQKFNGLYARLDRPHSEISPWSVWISYSPDLRFWGESKLIMKPVQYHWDEMKIGPGAPPIKTERGWLNIYHGVFPTMDGCVYRLGVALHELDDPSRIIAVGDQWILQPEEMYEITGYVHNVVFTCAAVPEDDGTLKLYWGGADKVMCVGTAVIDELVDHCLNHPRKAI; via the coding sequence ATGTTGATTAAACGCTACGCTAAAAATCCAATCCTCCAAAAGGAGGATATCCCCTATCCAGTAGCCACGGTACATAATGCCGGTGTAGTTAAATATCAAGGGAAATATATGATGATATTCCGTTCTCATTTATTCAATGGGCGCAGTATAATAGGTCTCGCCGAAAGTGAAGATGGTTTTCACTTTAAGGCGAGAGCCAAGCCTTTTATGGTTCCTTCTGATCAGGAACCTTTTAAGGCATACGAAGAGTATGGGGTGGAAGATCCGCGTGTGATATTTATGGAGGGTGAATATTTGATTACTTATAGCGCGTACTCGCGTCATGGAGTAAGGGTTGGATTAGCTAAGACAACAGATTTTGAAACGGTCCAGCGTTTTTCTATGATTACAGAAGCTGACTACCGAAACGTGGTTATCTTTCCGCAAAAGTTTAATGGTCTGTATGCTCGGTTGGATCGCCCTCACTCCGAAATATCACCTTGGTCTGTTTGGATCTCTTATTCGCCCGATTTAAGGTTTTGGGGAGAATCTAAATTAATTATGAAACCGGTTCAGTATCATTGGGATGAAATGAAGATAGGTCCGGGGGCACCCCCTATCAAAACAGAGCGGGGGTGGCTGAATATATATCATGGTGTATTTCCTACCATGGACGGATGTGTGTATCGTCTGGGTGTTGCGCTTCATGAACTAGACGACCCTTCTCGTATCATTGCCGTCGGTGATCAATGGATCCTACAGCCAGAAGAGATGTATGAGATTACAGGTTATGTGCATAATGTCGTCTTTACTTGTGCGGCAGTGCCAGAAGACGATGGTACATTAAAATTATACTGGGGCGGTGCCGATAAAGTCATGTGTGTAGGCACGGCAGTTATAGATGAGTTGGTAGATCATTGTTTAAATCATCCTAGAAAAGCCATTTAA
- a CDS encoding glycosyltransferase family 4 protein — protein MKVAILAPIAWRTPPLHYGPWEQVASNIAEGLVKNGIDVTLFATGNSSTKGKLEYVSETAYAEDPSLDAKVWECLHISHLMEHAHEYDLIHNHFDFLPLTYARLIDTPMLTTIHGFSSPKIIPVYKKYNDICHYVSISYADRSAALDYIATVYNGIHVDDFTYRAKPKDYLLYFGRIHPDKGTYEAIMISKMAKRKLILSGLIQDQAYFDEKIKPYINDQDVVYVGNSGPDSRDTLIGEAYALLHPIHFDEPFGLSVAESMMCGTPVVAFNRGSMPELIQSGKTGFLVNDIQEAVDSLNAVKSIDRAYCHQWAKAKFSQAKMVEGYIDVYHKILQ, from the coding sequence ATGAAAGTAGCTATTTTAGCACCTATCGCTTGGCGAACACCTCCGTTACATTATGGTCCTTGGGAGCAAGTGGCCTCTAATATTGCGGAAGGATTGGTGAAAAATGGAATCGACGTTACATTGTTTGCAACCGGTAATTCATCCACTAAGGGAAAATTGGAATATGTTTCGGAAACGGCCTATGCCGAGGACCCAAGCCTCGATGCGAAAGTGTGGGAGTGCCTGCATATTAGCCATCTGATGGAACATGCGCATGAATATGATCTGATTCATAATCATTTTGATTTCTTACCCTTAACGTATGCCAGACTGATTGATACGCCAATGCTAACCACTATTCATGGCTTTTCTTCACCCAAAATTATTCCCGTTTATAAGAAATATAACGATATATGCCACTATGTGTCCATTAGTTATGCTGATAGGAGTGCAGCATTAGATTATATAGCGACTGTCTATAACGGAATTCATGTGGATGATTTCACATATCGTGCAAAACCCAAAGATTACCTATTGTATTTTGGTAGAATCCATCCGGATAAAGGTACTTATGAAGCGATTATGATCTCGAAAATGGCCAAGCGAAAACTTATTTTGTCAGGCCTAATTCAAGATCAGGCTTATTTCGATGAGAAAATAAAACCTTATATAAACGATCAAGATGTTGTGTATGTGGGCAATTCAGGACCAGATAGTCGAGATACCCTAATAGGAGAAGCTTATGCTTTGTTACACCCCATTCATTTTGATGAGCCTTTTGGTTTAAGTGTAGCTGAATCAATGATGTGTGGAACACCGGTAGTTGCGTTTAATAGAGGGTCTATGCCAGAACTTATTCAATCGGGAAAAACTGGTTTTTTGGTCAATGATATACAGGAGGCAGTGGATTCACTGAATGCAGTGAAATCAATAGATCGAGCCTACTGCCATCAGTGGGCTAAAGCAAAATTTAGTCAAGCAAAGATGGTGGAAGGTTATATAGATGTATATCATAAAATATTGCAATAA
- a CDS encoding glycoside hydrolase family 130 protein, whose amino-acid sequence MKQNKKIDEIVKRKKIRIVRDDSRVITRPHIPGEVQRIDNIIKRVMALDEVRASELLSQIHAQFSDRHKNIDAQFYENFDRVADYMADVSKLSITQKKIIGAYFTMEYSIESAALFNPSMIPHPNQKGMPKGHLRFITSFRATGEGHISSIVFRTGTIENDSVLFDPVSEFVETHSILHDPVYDAGLFALKLKELKAWDATSQKVLELIPNSFTYQELKVSIGVISMDPGFEVNDHSINMLYWLANSNYTLCFSKNSKVSERVIFPVSENESGGIEDARFVKFFDDNGESTYYATYTAYDRYSILSQLIETKDFRQFNMITLNGRGVQNKGMALFPRKINGKYAMLSRQDGENNYIMFSDHLHFWHEYSLIQEPAEPWEFIQVGNCGSPLETSEGWLVITHGVGPVRQYSIGAILLDLDDPTKVIARLEEPLLKPTESEREGYVPNVMYSCGGLIHHNKLVLPYAMSDTSSGIAMVEVSDLLSCMKYYT is encoded by the coding sequence ATGAAACAAAATAAAAAGATTGACGAAATTGTCAAGAGAAAAAAAATCAGAATTGTGAGAGACGATTCACGTGTGATTACTCGACCTCACATTCCCGGAGAGGTGCAGCGTATCGATAATATTATAAAAAGAGTGATGGCTCTTGACGAGGTCAGAGCTTCGGAACTTTTGTCACAGATACATGCTCAGTTTTCTGACCGGCATAAAAATATTGATGCCCAGTTCTATGAGAATTTTGATCGTGTAGCTGATTATATGGCCGATGTTTCTAAGTTGAGTATCACCCAAAAGAAGATTATTGGGGCCTATTTTACAATGGAATATTCCATCGAGTCAGCCGCCCTTTTCAATCCTTCCATGATTCCGCATCCTAATCAGAAAGGTATGCCTAAGGGGCACCTCAGATTTATTACTAGTTTTAGAGCCACTGGAGAGGGGCATATATCATCTATCGTTTTCAGAACCGGAACCATCGAAAATGATTCCGTATTGTTTGACCCGGTTAGTGAATTCGTGGAAACGCATAGTATTTTGCATGATCCTGTTTATGATGCAGGATTGTTTGCTTTAAAATTGAAAGAATTGAAGGCTTGGGATGCCACAAGCCAAAAGGTTCTGGAACTAATACCTAACTCATTTACTTATCAGGAGCTTAAAGTAAGTATTGGTGTAATTTCTATGGATCCGGGTTTTGAGGTGAATGACCATTCTATAAATATGTTATATTGGTTGGCTAACTCCAATTACACCTTGTGCTTTAGTAAGAATAGTAAGGTGTCGGAAAGGGTGATCTTCCCTGTGTCGGAAAATGAAAGTGGAGGTATAGAAGATGCCCGCTTTGTTAAATTTTTTGATGACAATGGCGAATCGACCTATTATGCAACCTATACAGCTTATGATCGCTACTCTATTCTTTCTCAATTGATTGAAACAAAGGATTTTCGACAGTTTAATATGATTACCTTAAATGGACGCGGCGTTCAGAATAAAGGTATGGCTCTTTTTCCACGTAAAATAAATGGGAAATATGCCATGCTTTCTCGTCAGGATGGGGAGAATAATTATATTATGTTTTCTGATCATTTGCATTTTTGGCATGAGTATAGCCTTATACAGGAACCTGCTGAACCTTGGGAGTTTATTCAAGTTGGAAATTGTGGCTCCCCTTTGGAAACGTCAGAAGGCTGGCTGGTGATTACACATGGAGTGGGGCCAGTTAGACAATATTCTATTGGAGCCATACTGCTCGACTTGGATGATCCTACCAAAGTGATCGCACGACTGGAAGAACCTCTGCTAAAACCAACAGAGAGCGAACGTGAAGGTTATGTGCCTAATGTGATGTATTCTTGTGGTGGTTTGATCCATCATAATAAGCTAGTCCTTCCTTATGCCATGTCAGATACCTCCTCTGGAATTGCCATGGTGGAGGTGTCCGATTTGTTGTCTTGTATGAAGTATTATACCTGA
- the ruvX gene encoding Holliday junction resolvase RuvX yields the protein MGRIIAIDYGKKKTGLAVTDPFQIIANGLDTVPSHTLIEYLEKYFEKEDVEQIVLGYPRQASGEDSESMRYIKPFFNRLKNKFPHIPVEWVDERYTSKIAFQAMIDGGLKKKARQNKNLVDKVSATIILQSYLEQKGNLNL from the coding sequence GTGGGTAGGATAATAGCTATTGACTACGGAAAAAAGAAAACAGGACTTGCGGTAACAGATCCATTTCAGATTATTGCCAATGGTTTAGATACCGTTCCGTCACATACTTTAATCGAATATTTGGAAAAATATTTTGAGAAAGAAGATGTGGAGCAAATCGTATTGGGATATCCCAGACAGGCTTCGGGTGAAGATTCCGAATCAATGCGGTATATAAAACCTTTTTTTAATCGTTTAAAGAACAAATTCCCCCATATACCTGTTGAGTGGGTGGACGAACGTTATACCTCAAAAATTGCTTTTCAGGCTATGATTGATGGAGGACTGAAAAAAAAAGCAAGACAAAATAAAAATTTGGTGGACAAGGTAAGTGCTACTATTATTTTGCAATCGTATTTGGAACAAAAAGGAAATTTGAATTTATGA
- the def gene encoding peptide deformylase: MILPVTVYGHPVLRKVADEIDEDYEGLEKLIDNMWDTMYHTDGIGLAAPQIGKSIRLIVIDATPMAEDFPELEGFKRVLINPIILESGDDQCNESEGCLSLPGIREEVKRPTSIKIEYENENFELVEEELDGFAARVVQHEYDHVEGVLFVDHLSSLKKRLLKSKLTAIAKGKVDVSYRIKTA; the protein is encoded by the coding sequence ATGATATTACCAGTAACTGTTTACGGGCACCCAGTATTGAGAAAGGTGGCTGATGAGATTGATGAAGACTATGAAGGTTTGGAGAAACTGATTGATAACATGTGGGATACCATGTATCATACAGATGGAATAGGTTTGGCGGCACCTCAGATAGGAAAAAGCATACGATTAATCGTCATTGATGCGACTCCTATGGCAGAAGATTTTCCTGAGTTGGAGGGGTTTAAGCGTGTTTTGATCAATCCTATTATTTTAGAATCGGGAGATGATCAATGCAATGAATCTGAGGGGTGCCTCAGCTTGCCAGGTATACGCGAAGAAGTAAAACGCCCTACTTCAATTAAGATTGAATACGAAAACGAAAACTTTGAATTGGTGGAAGAAGAATTAGACGGGTTTGCAGCTAGAGTAGTTCAACATGAATATGACCATGTGGAAGGAGTACTATTTGTTGACCACCTTTCTTCTCTTAAAAAAAGATTGTTAAAAAGTAAATTGACTGCCATCGCCAAAGGAAAAGTTGATGTTAGCTATAGAATTAAGACGGCATAA
- a CDS encoding polysaccharide biosynthesis/export family protein, translating into MRKFLLFSFITVFFFGCVPQKDVIYLQDIDISNAEKTFDNVKSENTIKVFDQIYIQVSSFDDGNINFMNNDPNRYGGGRSELDLAMVSYTVNKDGAVKLPIVGQTKVEGLTVDEASEKIRKELGDYLNTPSVKITFVNKSITVLGSVNRPGRYFYAAEYLSIFQALGLAGDISEYGNRKEVVIVRDSNHQVIRKKLNLTDIALLGEADLYVQPDDVIYVEPLKRRHWGFAAFPWAVVLSSITTVILVANYVKQ; encoded by the coding sequence ATGCGAAAATTTCTTTTGTTTTCTTTTATCACCGTATTTTTTTTCGGATGTGTTCCGCAGAAAGATGTCATTTATTTGCAGGATATTGATATAAGTAATGCTGAAAAAACATTTGATAATGTAAAATCAGAGAATACGATAAAAGTATTCGATCAAATCTATATTCAGGTTTCGAGTTTTGATGATGGTAATATCAATTTTATGAACAATGATCCCAATCGTTACGGAGGAGGACGTTCTGAACTTGATTTGGCCATGGTATCTTATACGGTGAATAAAGATGGAGCTGTGAAGTTACCCATCGTGGGGCAAACGAAAGTTGAAGGCTTAACAGTAGATGAAGCATCTGAAAAAATTCGTAAAGAGCTGGGTGATTATCTGAATACCCCTTCTGTTAAAATTACCTTTGTAAATAAAAGTATTACGGTATTGGGCAGTGTTAACCGACCCGGACGGTACTTTTATGCCGCCGAGTATTTGAGTATATTTCAAGCTTTGGGACTCGCAGGTGATATATCCGAATATGGTAACCGAAAGGAAGTGGTGATTGTTAGAGATTCAAACCATCAAGTAATTCGAAAAAAACTTAATTTAACGGACATAGCTTTGTTAGGAGAAGCTGATTTATATGTTCAACCTGATGATGTTATCTATGTGGAACCACTAAAAAGAAGACATTGGGGTTTTGCTGCTTTCCCTTGGGCTGTAGTGTTAAGTTCAATTACAACCGTTATTTTGGTTGCTAACTATGTGAAACAATGA
- a CDS encoding GumC family protein, whose protein sequence is MSIKNNTDNNSYVDMNKVLKHLLRNWYWFAVSLVFCFVLAFVSIKVLPPKYLVSSSIYIKEDVGLEGQKAMEFIQSFNLFDQKKNYQNEMLILKSSPIIRQTIKQLNLKTAYYVNDHLLQKEIYKESPFVVMVDSSHQQIIDTQFEVVFKEDGQFILSANKDNYRVINYSSGVGYETEKSIDVKEEFFQSEVIEGEDYKFRIYLNEHVNLKHITGKVYAFKLFDVENLVRSYQNELKVNPVNPEVSVVQLALKSASPAKGVDFIHTLTEIYLNKNLERKNHLAYNTIAFINSQLEEISDSLSFAENNLEEFRASNQVMDITTKATRVMERLQQLEIQKSTTERAYNYYEYLDDYFQQDDDYSNIVVPSSMGVTNVTLNEFIRDLLILSNQRNDLIARKQQKGPFFKNLEIKIENLRNSIVDNIIFSKESLKREVAKFQDQINQLEVQVKALPKTERKLVGMQRKFNINDAIYTFLLQKRAEAQIAKAGNLPEHLIVEPARMLQKVFPNPKIHFALAFFLGLVLPAMVLVLMDVIDDRIKNEQAFTDKFSDLPFLGSILKSEVKGSKLVVHNDPTSVVTETFRTIRTNLSFFKEGAAHKTILVSSCIAGEGKSFVANNLGISLANLGKRTVIVGYDLRKSGQFSDFIHDKKGGLTSYYLKNKEIDEIIIGTEIPHLDFIAPGVIPPNPLELIGNELTANLFQVLKANYDYIIIDTPPIGVLSDGFMLMKYADVNIFVVREKYTSEKVLVSVLQETRQKGIQNIGLVLNGSKLEGKKYKYDYYNKYNNA, encoded by the coding sequence ATGAGTATAAAAAATAATACTGATAATAATTCATATGTTGATATGAATAAGGTGTTGAAGCATTTACTGAGAAATTGGTATTGGTTTGCTGTTTCATTGGTGTTTTGCTTTGTGTTAGCCTTTGTTTCTATTAAGGTGTTGCCGCCTAAGTATTTAGTGTCCTCCAGTATTTATATCAAAGAGGACGTGGGACTCGAAGGTCAAAAGGCCATGGAGTTTATCCAGAGCTTTAATTTGTTTGATCAAAAAAAGAACTATCAAAATGAGATGTTAATTTTAAAATCATCTCCTATCATACGTCAAACGATAAAGCAATTAAATTTAAAAACGGCTTATTACGTAAATGATCATCTCTTGCAAAAAGAGATTTATAAGGAATCGCCCTTTGTGGTTATGGTGGATTCCTCACATCAACAAATTATAGATACCCAGTTCGAGGTGGTTTTTAAAGAGGACGGTCAATTTATTTTGTCTGCGAATAAAGACAATTACCGTGTTATAAATTATTCTTCTGGGGTGGGATATGAGACCGAAAAAAGTATTGATGTAAAAGAAGAGTTTTTTCAATCGGAAGTAATTGAAGGAGAGGATTATAAATTTAGAATTTATTTAAATGAACATGTGAACTTAAAGCACATTACTGGCAAAGTATATGCTTTTAAGTTGTTTGATGTGGAAAACCTGGTGCGTAGCTATCAAAATGAGTTAAAAGTGAATCCGGTAAATCCTGAAGTGAGTGTTGTTCAGCTGGCTCTGAAATCCGCTTCGCCAGCTAAAGGGGTTGATTTTATTCATACCCTGACCGAAATATATTTGAATAAAAATCTGGAACGAAAAAATCACTTGGCCTATAACACCATCGCTTTTATTAATAGTCAGCTGGAGGAAATTTCTGATTCTTTGAGTTTCGCCGAAAATAACCTGGAAGAATTCAGAGCTTCTAATCAAGTGATGGATATTACTACCAAAGCAACGCGTGTGATGGAACGATTGCAGCAATTGGAGATTCAAAAAAGTACAACAGAAAGAGCTTATAATTATTATGAATATTTGGATGACTATTTTCAGCAGGATGATGATTATAGTAATATTGTTGTGCCATCTTCCATGGGAGTGACCAATGTGACTTTAAATGAATTTATCAGGGACCTGCTGATATTGTCAAATCAGAGAAATGACTTGATAGCCAGGAAACAACAAAAGGGACCTTTTTTTAAGAATCTGGAAATAAAAATTGAAAACCTGCGAAATAGTATTGTGGATAATATTATTTTTTCCAAAGAGTCTTTGAAAAGGGAGGTGGCGAAATTCCAGGATCAGATTAATCAATTGGAAGTGCAGGTAAAAGCATTGCCTAAAACTGAACGAAAGTTAGTGGGTATGCAGCGTAAGTTTAATATTAATGATGCCATATATACCTTTTTGCTTCAAAAACGGGCAGAGGCTCAAATAGCGAAGGCCGGAAACTTGCCAGAACATTTAATTGTTGAGCCGGCACGCATGCTCCAAAAGGTTTTTCCCAATCCTAAAATTCATTTTGCCCTGGCCTTTTTTCTGGGACTCGTATTACCCGCAATGGTATTGGTGTTGATGGATGTTATTGATGATAGAATAAAAAATGAACAGGCTTTTACGGATAAATTTTCGGATTTGCCATTTTTAGGGTCTATTTTAAAGAGTGAGGTCAAAGGTAGTAAGCTGGTTGTGCATAATGATCCCACATCTGTTGTTACAGAAACATTTCGAACCATACGAACTAACTTATCCTTTTTTAAGGAAGGTGCAGCTCATAAAACAATTTTGGTTTCTTCGTGTATCGCCGGTGAGGGTAAGAGTTTTGTGGCCAATAACCTCGGTATTTCCCTCGCTAATTTGGGTAAAAGAACTGTTATCGTTGGTTATGACTTGCGAAAATCAGGACAGTTCAGTGATTTTATTCATGATAAAAAAGGCGGTCTTACCTCTTATTATCTAAAAAATAAAGAAATCGATGAAATTATTATTGGTACCGAAATTCCTCACCTTGATTTTATTGCACCAGGGGTGATTCCTCCTAATCCCTTGGAGTTAATTGGTAATGAATTGACAGCTAACTTGTTCCAGGTGTTAAAGGCTAATTATGACTATATCATTATTGATACTCCCCCCATTGGAGTACTTAGTGATGGTTTTATGTTGATGAAATATGCTGATGTGAATATATTCGTGGTCAGAGAAAAATATACTAGCGAGAAAGTATTGGTTTCTGTTTTACAGGAGACCAGACAAAAGGGAATTCAGAATATAGGACTGGTACTAAATGGTAGTAAACTTGAAGGGAAAAAATATAAGTATGATTACTACAATAAATACAATAACGCTTAA
- a CDS encoding glycosyltransferase family 4 protein, which translates to MCLDNNRICFVIPNFVTFSTGGAEIQVHYLTQAFLDRGWTVEVVCAGLGHEKEIRQSSFFNRKIQYHYYRKRSIRICEFWDVLKVLKKTNSFYYYQRTDFALTASTYWYTRKKGKNMIFALAGDSDAQRNKYSMYFKQYSYTNFLKKWIRKADFFLLDRLIEWAKKRVDKVVCQNQFQLQAYESDFNRKGIIIPNSFSLLKEVNESKEKVILWVGNNTLVKQAHLFVELAKKFEIYRDWNFVMLGSACDSFLTEDTPHNLSVLGSVSYQEANQWFARARVYVNTSLNEGMPNTFIQSWFFSTLILSLNVDPDHVFSREHMGFCFQGDLVRMEECLLAIMAGMDVSQQVLKGSAYFNMQFNLAHNVDKLIDYMSLA; encoded by the coding sequence ATGTGTCTTGATAATAATCGTATTTGTTTTGTGATTCCTAACTTTGTGACTTTTAGTACTGGAGGAGCTGAAATACAGGTGCATTACCTTACGCAGGCTTTTTTAGATAGGGGATGGACGGTGGAAGTAGTTTGTGCCGGACTGGGACATGAGAAAGAAATTAGGCAGTCTTCATTTTTTAATCGTAAAATTCAATATCATTACTATAGGAAAAGGAGTATACGTATATGTGAGTTTTGGGATGTATTAAAGGTATTGAAAAAAACAAATTCTTTCTATTATTATCAGCGAACAGATTTTGCTCTTACAGCATCTACTTATTGGTATACAAGGAAAAAAGGGAAAAATATGATTTTTGCCTTAGCAGGTGATTCTGATGCACAACGTAATAAGTATAGTATGTATTTTAAGCAGTACAGCTATACCAATTTCTTGAAAAAATGGATACGTAAAGCAGACTTTTTTTTGTTGGATAGGTTGATAGAGTGGGCTAAGAAAAGAGTAGATAAGGTGGTTTGTCAAAATCAATTTCAACTGCAAGCCTATGAATCAGATTTTAATAGGAAGGGAATCATTATACCAAATTCTTTTTCTTTATTGAAGGAGGTAAATGAAAGCAAGGAAAAAGTAATTTTATGGGTAGGTAATAATACACTGGTAAAACAAGCACATTTGTTTGTGGAGTTGGCAAAGAAATTTGAAATATATCGTGATTGGAATTTTGTGATGCTCGGATCGGCCTGTGATAGCTTCTTAACTGAGGATACACCTCATAACTTAAGTGTGCTGGGATCCGTAAGCTATCAAGAAGCGAATCAATGGTTTGCCAGGGCTCGTGTGTATGTGAATACGAGCTTGAACGAAGGAATGCCTAATACTTTTATTCAAAGCTGGTTCTTTAGTACCTTGATATTGAGCCTGAATGTGGATCCTGATCATGTTTTTAGTAGAGAGCATATGGGATTTTGTTTTCAGGGGGATCTTGTAAGGATGGAGGAATGTTTGTTGGCTATTATGGCTGGTATGGATGTGAGTCAGCAGGTGCTTAAGGGGAGCGCGTATTTTAATATGCAATTTAATTTAGCACATAATGTGGATAAGTTGATTGATTATATGAGCCTGGCATGA
- a CDS encoding glycosyltransferase yields MKVLQLCGKDFFGAGRAAYRLHKGLLQCGIESKMWVGAKRTLDETVTDIHREKWKKKLTKVYVNLEKIAIKSSAGGYKEMFSLGHPAHSIRRRIKKEKPDIIHLHWINRGYMDLLHLKNIKIPIVISLHDMWWFTGGCHYDVMCGRYTVGCGNCPLLNNDGEFGLSFRHLCQKQEVLYSIPNVTLVGLSGWMRDCAAQSLIGRKAQTVQLPNGIDVDHFTPLDKQLCREKLNLPLDKKLILFAAVDVLSESRKGYAYISEALALLNADEYELVVIGEKCSYDRIGGLKARFLGEINDDQCMIEYMSAVDVTVVPSLQENLSNLIMESMACATPVVAFQVGGNSDMIQHRTNGYLAAYRDVVDLSEGIKYCAETTTNSHLSSNARKYIMDHFSIHDIAKKYAQLYESILNR; encoded by the coding sequence ATGAAAGTACTTCAACTGTGTGGAAAAGACTTCTTTGGCGCCGGCCGTGCAGCTTATCGCCTGCATAAAGGTTTGCTACAATGTGGTATTGAAAGTAAAATGTGGGTGGGTGCTAAACGAACACTGGATGAAACGGTTACTGATATTCATAGGGAAAAGTGGAAGAAAAAGTTGACAAAGGTTTATGTTAATCTTGAAAAAATTGCCATCAAAAGTAGTGCGGGTGGGTACAAAGAGATGTTTTCATTAGGACATCCTGCACACTCCATACGTCGACGAATCAAAAAAGAAAAACCAGATATTATTCATCTGCATTGGATCAATCGGGGCTATATGGATTTGTTGCATCTGAAAAATATAAAAATTCCTATTGTGATCTCTTTACATGATATGTGGTGGTTTACCGGCGGTTGTCACTATGATGTCATGTGTGGTAGGTATACTGTAGGTTGTGGAAATTGTCCGTTATTAAATAACGATGGGGAATTTGGTTTGAGTTTTCGTCATTTATGTCAAAAACAGGAGGTCTTGTATAGTATACCAAATGTTACTTTAGTGGGACTAAGTGGCTGGATGAGAGATTGCGCAGCACAAAGTTTGATAGGTAGAAAAGCTCAAACAGTGCAATTGCCCAATGGAATTGATGTGGATCATTTTACTCCTTTAGATAAACAGCTTTGTAGAGAAAAATTAAATTTACCACTTGATAAAAAGCTTATTTTATTTGCAGCTGTTGATGTTCTGTCTGAATCCAGAAAGGGCTATGCTTATATAAGTGAAGCACTGGCATTATTGAATGCCGATGAATACGAGTTGGTGGTGATAGGAGAAAAATGTAGTTATGATAGGATAGGTGGACTCAAGGCCCGTTTTTTGGGAGAAATCAATGATGACCAATGTATGATTGAATATATGTCGGCTGTTGATGTGACGGTAGTACCTTCTTTGCAGGAAAATTTGTCTAATTTAATTATGGAAAGCATGGCTTGTGCAACTCCGGTTGTCGCTTTTCAAGTGGGTGGTAACAGCGATATGATACAGCATCGAACAAATGGTTATTTGGCTGCGTATAGGGATGTGGTGGATTTGTCTGAAGGAATTAAATATTGTGCTGAGACTACTACAAATAGTCATTTGTCGAGCAATGCACGAAAATATATCATGGATCATTTTTCCATTCATGATATTGCAAAAAAATATGCGCAATTGTATGAATCTATTTTAAACAGATGA